The genomic interval CCACTCTTTTGAAGGCGTTCTAATGTTTTGGTATAAACATCTTTGTGTGCGGAGCGCTCTTGGTCGATATTGGCGCGAAACTTTGCAAGGGCATTTTTGCGAAATTTGCTTCGAATGGGGCCAGGCTCTATCAAAACAACCTCAATGCCACTGCCATGAAGCTCCAACCTCAGCGTATCGGCAAGTCCTTCAATGGCAAATTTGGACGCATTGTATGCCCCTCGATACCCCATCGCCACCAAACCCAAAATAGAGCTGTTGTAGATGATGCGCCCGTGCCCTTGTTTTCGCATGTAGGGAAGCACAAGGTTTGTCAGCTCTAAGGTGCCAAAAACATTGGTTTCAAACTGTTCACGAAGCACGTCACGCTTTAGATCTTCCACGGCTCCTGGTTGTCCGTACGCGGCGTTGTTAAAGAGCACATCAATGCGACCACCCGTTTGGGAAATCATCCACGCAAGCGCTACATGTAAACTGCTAGAGTCGCACAGATCGAGTTTATATGCATTGAGCCCTTCGGCTTGCAAGCGCTTGACATCTTCGTCCTTGCGACACGTTGCAAAAACGGTGTAACCCAGTTTTGAGAGCCCATGCGCGCAGGTATAGCCAATGCCTGAAGAACAGCCTGTGATAAGAATTGTTTGAGCCATCAGACACTCACAATGGTTTCGCCAGAGTTGATCCACGAGCTCAAAAGTTCTCCCGTGTAAAAAACATCGATACCGCAGCTTTGTAACGGCGCGGTGATCTCCATCGTGTCGGCGCATTTGAGACACGCTACCACTTTGACACCATCCTTTACCATCGCTTCCACTTTGGCTCGCACTTCCGCATCTTCGCTGATCAAACGTTGTGAAGCACCCCAAACGAGCACTTCGACTTCATCCATCCAACCCTTTAAAATGGCGTTGTGTGCATAGAGGCAGACCATCAGCAAGGCGGTTTCTTTGTTACCCGTTGTCCATAAGATTTTTGCTTTTTTTGACATGGTGATCCTTTACATGTAAAGTGTCAAAGAGGCGGCTCAAAACTTTACATGTAAAGCTTTGAGCGAGAGAGATTATTTGATTTCGAACGTTTCGTCAGGTTTCATTTCGATGGTTTTCCAAGGAAGCCCTTGAACATTGAGCTCATCCATAAAGGGTTTTGCATCGAATTGTTCCATGTTGAAAACACCTTTCCCTGCCCATTTTCCCTCTAACATCATCTTCGCCCCGATCATCGCAGGCACGCCCGTGGTGTAACTGACCGCTTGAGCGCCCGTCTCACGGTAACACTCTTGGTGATCGCACACGTTGTAGATGTACACTTTGCGTTTTTGACCATCTTTAAGTCCTTCAAAAACACACCCAATGTTCGTAAAACCAACGGTTCTAGGTCCCAAACTTGCAGGATCTGGAAGGAGCGCTTTTAGCAGTTGAATCGGCACAATTTTCACGCCATCAACATCGACCTCATCGATGCGAAGCATGCCGACATTTTCCAAACATTTCATGTGCGTCAGATAGCTTTGACCAAAGGTCATAAAGAAACGAATACGCTTCAATCCTTTGATGTTTTGAACGAGTGACTCTAACTCTTCATGGTAAAGCAAGTAACTGTCTTTTGGCCCAACTTCGGGGTAATCCCACACCATTTTAACCGAAACGGGCTCTGTCTCGATCCACTCTCCATTTTCCCAGTAACGCCCTTTGGAGCTTACTTCGCGAAGGTTGATTTCTGGGTTAAAATTCGTTGCAAACGCATAACCGTGATCGCCTGCGTTACAGTCTAAAATATCGATAGAGTTGATCTCATCAAAGAGGTATTGTTGTGCGTAGGCACAAAAAACATTCGTCACACCTGGGTCAAATCCACTGCCCAAAAGCGCCATAATGCCGGCATCTTTAAACGCTTTATCTCTAGCCCATTGCTCTTTGTACTCAAATTTTGCGAGGTCTGGATGCTCATAGTTAGCGGTATCGAGGTAAGGAACATTGGTTTTAATGCACGCATCCATGATGGTAAGGTCTTGGTACGGAAGAGCGATGTTCATCACCAAAGCTGGGTTTACTTTTTTGATTAAAGCAACGAGTGCTTCAACATCATCCGCATCAATCGCAGCGGTTTCAATGGTTACATGTAAAGATTCTTTGATTTCATTGGCGATTTGGTCGCACTTTGATTTGGTTCTACTTGCCAAGACGATGTGTGAAAACACCGCGCTGTTCATCGCACATTTTTTGGTGACCACACGACTAACACCACCCGCACCAATAATTAATACTGTTGCCATTTCTATCCTTTGAGGTTTCATTATGAGGCTTCTTTAATAAGCGCTATGATTTAGAGCCATTATCAAAAAAGCCTAGTCTATTTTACGATTTTTTGGTTACGTTTTTATTTCAAACTTTTAAGTACGATGTACGCGAGTTCAAGCGCACGTGCTCGGTGGGAAAAGGCTTTTTTCACGCTCTCATCCAGTTCACCCAGTGTTTGAGTGTAACCGCAGGGAATGAACATTGGGTCGTATCCAAAGCCGTTGTTTCCACGAGCCTCAGCAATGGCATCTCCATGCATCCAGCCATGCACACAAAATTCGCCTTTGGCACAGACAAGCGCAATCGCCGCGGTGTAAAATGCAGGTGTTTTTGCAATACCTTTGTCTTTAAGCGTCTGAATGAGTTTATTTAAATTATCTTTAGCGTTTGCATGCACACCTGCATAACGCGCACTGTAAATGCCCGGCTCTCCACCTAAAACTGGCACGCTGATGCCGCTATCATCGCTTAAAACGATGTCGTTTTTATCTTCCAATTTTTCATACACGGCGCGCGCTTTAATCAGCGCATTGTCTTTAAACGTTGTACCTGTTTCGTCGATCTCAAAAGAAGGCATAATGTCGCTGTACGCGACGACTTCATATTCGCTGATCCATGATTGAAACTCTTTGACTTTACCGTGATTGGATGTGGCTAAAATAATTCTCAAACGCTTCTCCATTACCTTACATGTAAAAGGTTTTAGAAATAGCCCGCACGCAACACTTTGAGCCGATGGGACGAAAAAGCGTAAGCGTTTCGGGGTTCCCATCGTGCCTCAACTGTGTGGAAAAAGGGTTATTTCTATACCTTGATTTTATCCATTCTTTGTTTAAAACTTGGGTTGCATGATCCACAGTTCAAGCGGCGCTTTGAGCTCGCCTGCTATCCACTGTGCCCGCTCTCCATAGCCCATAAACATATCGGCTCGATTTGGCCCTTTGATCGCACCTCCTGTGTCTTGGGCAAAGACAAACTTCTCGACGTTATAGTTAGGCGATTCACTCTTCACGACCAAAAGTGATCCTAAAGGAATATGAGCACGATCGACCGCAACGGAGCGCTCAGGGGTTAGCACCAGTCCCAAACTCCCCGTAGCACGCTGATCCATTCTACGAAAGAAGACATAGCTGGGGTTGGTGTTGAGCAATGTGTCGATCTGGCTTGGGTGCGCAATAAGCCACGCTCGGATACTCTGCAAAGAGACCTCTTCCACGGAGTTAAAAATCCCACGGTTGATCATCTCACGCCCCAAGGATTTGTACGCATGCCCGTTTGAATCGGCATAACCTATAAAAATGACGTTGCCATTTTCCAGCTCAACCCTTCCAGAGCCTTGCACTTCCATAAAGAAAAGATCGATCTTATCGTCCACATAACAAAGTACTTCGGCGTTGAGTTTACGCTTTCCGATCTCTTCGCGCGTAAAATAAGGCATCATTTTGCCTTTTACGGAACGTCCTCGCATCTTTTTGTCATTCTCACCCACGATCATCACAAGGTCTTTGGGTTTGCCGTAAACGGGGTATTTGAACCGTTCTGTTTTTTTCAAACTGCCGTGCAATAAAGGCTCATAATAGCCTGTCAGCATCGAGCGTTGTTCGTTGGGTTGGATTTTTTTAAGCTCAAAAGAGTTTTTAAAAAAGGCTTTCGCATCGTTTACATGTAAAGCTTGTTCGCAGACATTGGCATACACTTTTTGGGTTAAAGGTGCCGCACAATTCTGGAGAAACAAGACAAGGAGTTCATCAAAATTCTCAGTGTGACTCAGCATTTCAAAGCGTTCATTTTGCTCTTGAAGCGAGAGTACTAAAGCTTCATCTTGAAGCGTTGGAGCAGTTGTTTTAAAGCTACAACCGCTCACCAAAACCATTAAACAACCACAAAAATAGAGACTCTTTCGCATTACCATCCATTAAGAAGAGACACAGAAGTGTCTCGCATTTACTTTTTAAGCGTCGCTAACTCCGCTTTTATCGCATCAAACTCAGCATAGATTTTATTGTGTTCCATGACAATCCAGTGGTTCAATCCCACATAATACAGCGAAACAAAATACGCAACCACACACCCTACAAAACCTAAAATATGTGTAATTTCCATGGCCTATCCTTTTCATTTGATTTAAGTTCTTACAGAACTCTTTGACACGCTTTTCAAGCAAAGCTTTAAAAGCTACGTTAACACTAGGTAAACTTGGGCAGAGTGCCCGCGCACCGTTGGTGCTTTTCTGTGTGCAAAGTAAGTTTTGGACGAACTTTAATGCAAAAAGTATAACATAAATATACCTTGCACGATGTGATGCTTACAAAACCCATAGAATTTTCAAAGTTTAACAAGGGTAGAATTTGTCCTGATTAAATTTCGAGGAATTCCTATTTATGTTTAAAACTATTTTTCCCCTTAGCCTTATTATTTCCCTCCGTTTTTTAGGTCTCTTTATCGTCCTACCCGTCCTCTCCGTTTATGCGCTTCATCTGGAAGGCTCTAACGAATTTTTAGTGGGCATCACCATCGGTGGATACGCGCTGACGCAGATGCTCCTCCAAATCCCTTTTGGCATTATATCCGACAAGATTGGACGCAAAATTACCATTTTTATTGGACTGGTGATTTTTCTTGTAGGCTCACTGGTGTGTGCGTACAGTGAAACCATTTACGGTCTGATGATCGGACGCTTTTTACAAGGTGCCGCTGCCATTGGCGCTGTGGGAACCGCGATGATCAGTGATATGGTCAAAGAAGAGGTTCGTGGTCATGCGATGGCGATTATGGGTGGCTTTATTGCCGCGAGTTTTGCCATTTCGATGATGCTAGGCTCTGTCATTGGTGGGTATTATGGAGTTGACAAACTCTTTTTTATCACCGCAGGACTCTCGCTTTTTGCGATCCTTGTGCTTTACACCAAAGTGCCCAATCCTCCTAAAATCGTTCACCATTACGGTGCCGATGAGACGGAACTTAAGCACATTTTAAAAGACCGCAACCTTATGAACATGAACATCACCAACATGCTGCAAAAAGGGATGATGACACTCGCTTTTATGGTCATTCCTATCATTATGGTTCAAGAGTTTGGGTTTGCCAAAAAAGAGCTCTGGATGGTTTACTTACCTGCCATGCTCTTTGGTGTCCTTGCGATGGGGCCGTCTGCGATTTTAGGTGAGAAAAAACACCGCTCTAAAGAGATGCTGATGATAGGCGTTGCGCTCTTTGCGATCAGCTACGTTATGATGGGCTACGCAAAAAGTGCACCATGGTTTATCGTGGGTGTGGTGATCTTTTTCATCGGCTTTAACATGCACGAACCACTTATGCAATCCATGGCAAGCAAATATGCCAAAGTTCACCAAAAAGGTGCGGCTCTTGGTGTCTTTAACACCTTTGGTTACGCAGGAACCTTTGTGGGTGGCGTTTTTGGTGGGTATTTCTTGCAACATTTTGGCATTATGGAGATCGCTTGGGTTGTTTTTATCGCCTGTATCGGCTGGCTATTTTTAATAGCCGCCCTCAAAAATCCAAGCCTCAATAAAAATCTCTATTTACCATTTTCCACCATCGACATGACACGCACCTTGCATCTCAGCCACGTCAAAGGCGTCGTCGAATGGTACAAAAATGAAAGTGAAGCGCTTCTTGTTATCAAGTACGACTCACAAGCCACCGACAAAGAGACCATCTTAGCGGTTTTAGAATAGGTGAACTACCTCGGCCTTTTTCTCGCAAGCTTCGCCTCCGCCACGCTATTGCCCGGTGGAAGCGAAGCGCTTTTTGTCTATCTTCTAAGCGAACAATTAAACCCTTTTGTACTCCTACTCATCGCCACACTGGGCAACACCTTAGGCTCGTTTGTGAACTATGTGCTTGGAAAATACGCCACCACCTTCGCCCTCTCCAAAGGCTACATGAGCGAAAAACAGCTCCAAAAAGCCTCCACCCTTTTTGAAAAATACGGCGCAATAAGCCTACTCTTCTCATGGCTCCCGATCATCGGCGACCCGCTCACCTTTGTCGCTGGTATCGTGCGCTATTCATGGTGGAAGTTTCTCATCATCGTAGGTCTTGCCAAGTTGGCGCGGTATAGTTTTGTCTATCTTGGATTTTTGGCGGTAACACAATGAACACACCCATCTCCTGCGAATTTTACGACCAACTCATGGTCGTCATTCAGCGCAAAATTCCTTCCACGATTGTCTATCTGGAAAATGAGCAAACTGCCACCGTTAAAGGCGTTGTTACGGAATTAATGATGATCGAGTATGAAGAGTTTTTGGTTTTAGAAGGTGGGAAAAAGATCAATCTTCAGACGATTTTTTTGTTTAATGGGAAGAGGCATAAAGAGATTTGAGCACGTTACATGTAAAGAAAAATCTTTACATGTAAGCCATTTTTTCACTAAAAATTAATGTTTTTAAACGCTGGATCTACCAAATTTTTAGCAACCATTGGTGGTTTAGCAACACTCACACCTTCAAGTAATGCTGTAGCATCTTTACCTGCTGTAGGGAGGAAAAGAGGACACACTTGTACGATTGCACCTGCTTTGATTAAACCTTGTAGTGCACTTTTAGGATTGACATTTTGTCCATCCGCACGTTTGACAGAACCAGATTCAAACTCTTTAAGTGCTAAGTTTCCTGCAGGGCCGCATAAAGTGATGTTCACAATCTTATTGTGGTCTTTGATTACGCTGGTTGAGAGCACCATACCCATCATTTGAGTTTGCGTATCTGCTGAAACCATCAACACATTGAGACCTTTTACCTCTTGCGCACTTAAAGGCAACACTAAAGCACCTGCTACAACCATCGATAAAAAAACTTTTTTCATACATACTCCTCATTATGATTTAAGATGAATACTATTATAACAAAATCTTAAATAGTTATGGAAATGTAATAGGAAAAAGTGAAACCCTTTCTATTAAACCTCATTGCCTTCAATAGAGTTGATGCGAATCTCCACGCTCTCATCACTCTTTGCTGCAATGTAAATTTCAATAGGTCGACAGCAGACATAGCAGTCTTCCACATAGCACTCTCCCACTTCGCTGCTTGGTTCAATGAAAATAGAAAAATTTTCC from Sulfurospirillum multivorans DSM 12446 carries:
- a CDS encoding saccharopine dehydrogenase family protein, whose product is MATVLIIGAGGVSRVVTKKCAMNSAVFSHIVLASRTKSKCDQIANEIKESLHVTIETAAIDADDVEALVALIKKVNPALVMNIALPYQDLTIMDACIKTNVPYLDTANYEHPDLAKFEYKEQWARDKAFKDAGIMALLGSGFDPGVTNVFCAYAQQYLFDEINSIDILDCNAGDHGYAFATNFNPEINLREVSSKGRYWENGEWIETEPVSVKMVWDYPEVGPKDSYLLYHEELESLVQNIKGLKRIRFFMTFGQSYLTHMKCLENVGMLRIDEVDVDGVKIVPIQLLKALLPDPASLGPRTVGFTNIGCVFEGLKDGQKRKVYIYNVCDHQECYRETGAQAVSYTTGVPAMIGAKMMLEGKWAGKGVFNMEQFDAKPFMDELNVQGLPWKTIEMKPDETFEIK
- a CDS encoding MFS transporter, which translates into the protein MFKTIFPLSLIISLRFLGLFIVLPVLSVYALHLEGSNEFLVGITIGGYALTQMLLQIPFGIISDKIGRKITIFIGLVIFLVGSLVCAYSETIYGLMIGRFLQGAAAIGAVGTAMISDMVKEEVRGHAMAIMGGFIAASFAISMMLGSVIGGYYGVDKLFFITAGLSLFAILVLYTKVPNPPKIVHHYGADETELKHILKDRNLMNMNITNMLQKGMMTLAFMVIPIIMVQEFGFAKKELWMVYLPAMLFGVLAMGPSAILGEKKHRSKEMLMIGVALFAISYVMMGYAKSAPWFIVGVVIFFIGFNMHEPLMQSMASKYAKVHQKGAALGVFNTFGYAGTFVGGVFGGYFLQHFGIMEIAWVVFIACIGWLFLIAALKNPSLNKNLYLPFSTIDMTRTLHLSHVKGVVEWYKNESEALLVIKYDSQATDKETILAVLE
- a CDS encoding YqaA family protein produces the protein MNYLGLFLASFASATLLPGGSEALFVYLLSEQLNPFVLLLIATLGNTLGSFVNYVLGKYATTFALSKGYMSEKQLQKASTLFEKYGAISLLFSWLPIIGDPLTFVAGIVRYSWWKFLIIVGLAKLARYSFVYLGFLAVTQ
- the rdgB gene encoding RdgB/HAM1 family non-canonical purine NTP pyrophosphatase, producing the protein MRIILATSNHGKVKEFQSWISEYEVVAYSDIMPSFEIDETGTTFKDNALIKARAVYEKLEDKNDIVLSDDSGISVPVLGGEPGIYSARYAGVHANAKDNLNKLIQTLKDKGIAKTPAFYTAAIALVCAKGEFCVHGWMHGDAIAEARGNNGFGYDPMFIPCGYTQTLGELDESVKKAFSHRARALELAYIVLKSLK
- a CDS encoding CPXCG motif-containing cysteine-rich protein produces the protein MNNELFEKTISCPYCWENFSIFIEPSSEVGECYVEDCYVCCRPIEIYIAAKSDESVEIRINSIEGNEV
- a CDS encoding SDR family oxidoreductase translates to MAQTILITGCSSGIGYTCAHGLSKLGYTVFATCRKDEDVKRLQAEGLNAYKLDLCDSSSLHVALAWMISQTGGRIDVLFNNAAYGQPGAVEDLKRDVLREQFETNVFGTLELTNLVLPYMRKQGHGRIIYNSSILGLVAMGYRGAYNASKFAIEGLADTLRLELHGSGIEVVLIEPGPIRSKFRKNALAKFRANIDQERSAHKDVYTKTLERLQKSGDSAFTLGAEAVLEVLIHAIEAKKPKFRYPVTFPTKLFVWLKRFFPTCWMDTIARKAGD
- the mltA gene encoding murein transglycosylase A: MRKSLYFCGCLMVLVSGCSFKTTAPTLQDEALVLSLQEQNERFEMLSHTENFDELLVLFLQNCAAPLTQKVYANVCEQALHVNDAKAFFKNSFELKKIQPNEQRSMLTGYYEPLLHGSLKKTERFKYPVYGKPKDLVMIVGENDKKMRGRSVKGKMMPYFTREEIGKRKLNAEVLCYVDDKIDLFFMEVQGSGRVELENGNVIFIGYADSNGHAYKSLGREMINRGIFNSVEEVSLQSIRAWLIAHPSQIDTLLNTNPSYVFFRRMDQRATGSLGLVLTPERSVAVDRAHIPLGSLLVVKSESPNYNVEKFVFAQDTGGAIKGPNRADMFMGYGERAQWIAGELKAPLELWIMQPKF